A region of the Pseudomonas silesiensis genome:
CAGCACACTACCCGCCTTCATCTGCCCCTTGAGCATATTGAAAAACGACGACTCGGTTGGCTTTTGCTTTTCGCTCAACAGATCCGCGTTGAGCATCGGCCCATGAAAGGTCACGAAGCCTGCATAACGGCTGATCGCCAGGTGCAGCGCGGTGATGTCGCTGTAGCCGATGAACGGTTTGGCGTTGCAGCGCAACAGGTCGAAGTCGATGCGATCAAGCAATCGTGGCGTTCCGTAACCGCCACGAAGACAGATGATCGCATCGACCTCGCTGTCGGCGAATGCGGCGTGCAGGTCAGTGAGCCGCACTTCGTCGCTACCGGCCAGGTAGCCGTCCCGCTCGTACACGCCGGGATACACCCGCAACGAATAACCGCGAGCGCGCATCCAGGCGATGGCTTTTTCGGTGTCCAGCGTTGCGGGTCCGGCGGGTGCGATGACACCGATCAACCCCTGCGACGGCAAGGCCGGAACAGGCGCGTGAGGACAAAGCGTGTGGGTGGGTCTAACAGTCATCCATGAATCTCCCTGTGTGAAAGCGATAGGCACACAGTAGTCAGGAACGGGGACAAACAGAAGAGGGCCTGTTGCCCCGCAGGTTGCAGGAAAAAACTGTAATTGCTGTAGTCCGGGCAAAAAAACGCCCGCAAGATGGAAAATCCTTGCGGGCTCTTTTTCACATCCGGATCAGGACGACATCAGCTCGGCCTTGACCAGCTTCGCCTGCTCATCGGCGTGGTACGAGGAACGTACCAGCGGGCCGGAGGCGACGTTCTTGAAGCCCATCTTGTAACCTTCCTCGGCGAACCAGGCGAAGGTGTCCGGGTGTACGAAACGCTGGACCGGCAAGTGGCTGCGGGACGGCTGCAGGTACTGGCCCAGGGTCAGCATGTCGATGTCGTGCTCGCGCATGCGTTTCATGACTTCGATGACTTCTTCGTCGGTTTCACCCAGGCCCAGCATCAGGCCGGACTTGGTCGGAATGTGCGGCATCATCTGCTTGAAGCGTTGCAGCAGGGTCAGCGACCACTGGTAATCCGATCCCGGACGCGCGGCCTTGTACAGGCGCGGCACGGTCTCCAGGTTGTGGTTGAACACATCCGGCGGCTCGGCGGCGGTGATTTCCAGTGCGACGTCCATGCGGCCACGGTAATCCGGGACCAGGGTTTCGAGCTGTACGTTTGGCGACAGCTTGCGGATCTCGCGGATGCAGTCGGCAAAGTGCTGGGCGCCGCCGTCACGCAGGTCGTCGCGGTCTACCGAAGTGATCACCACGTACTTGAGTTTCAGGTCGGCAATGGCAATGGCCAGGCTTTCCGGCTCGTTGACGTCCAGTGGTTTCGGACGACCATGGCCAACGTCGCAGAACGGGCAGCGACGGGTGCAGATGTCACCCATGATCATGAAGGTCGCGGTGCCGCCGGAGAAGCACTCGCCCAGGTTCGGGCAGGACGCTTCTTCGCATACGCTGTGCAGCTTGTGCTTGCGCAGCAGCGCCTTGATGCGATCGACTTCCGGCGAAACCGGGATGCGCACGCGAATCCAGTCGGGTTTCTTCGGCAATTCGGTGGTCGGAATGATCTTCACCGGGATACGTGCAACCTTCTCGGCGCCGCGCAGCTTGACGCCGGCTTCTACCTTGGCACGCGGGGCCGGACGCTCGGTAACATCCAGCGTCGGGATCATGGTTTGCACTGCATCAGTAGTCATATCAGTCGATTCCGCCCGTTAGGGTCGTCTGCTCAGCATAGTCGAGGTGTTTGACGAGCTGCGCGCGCAGCCGGGCACTTACCTCGGCAAATTCAATCGATCCTGCGTGATCGCTCAGCTGGGTCATCGCCAGCCCGGCGTAGCCGCAGGGATTAATCCGTCGAAACGGTTCCAGGTTCATATCCACGTTCAGGGCCAGGCCATGAAAGGAGCAACCATGGCGGATCCGCAGACCCAGAGAAGCGATTTTCGCCCCGTCGACGTACACGCCCGGGGCATCCGGCTTGGCCGCGGCCGTGACGCCGTAGCTGGCCAGCAACTCGATCAGGCACTGCTCCATGCGGCTGACCAGGTCTCGCACGCCGAAACCCAGCTTGCGCACATCGAGCAACAGGTAAGCCACCAATTGGCCGGGGCCATGGTAAGTCACCTGACCACCGCGATCGACCTGCACCACCGGGATATCCCCCGGCACTAACAAGTGCTCGGCCTTGCCGGCCTGGCCCTGGGTGAACACCGGCAGGTGCTCGACCAGCCAGATCTCGTCGGCGGCGTCACTGCCGCGTTCGTTGGTAAAGCGTTGCATGGCATGCCAGACCGGCTCGTAAGCCATCTGGCCAAGCTCGCGAAAGCCCAGCGTGCCAGACATCACAGCACCATGTGCACGAAACCGGTGGCCCGCAACTCGCTGTTGATGTCGTACAGCTGTTCCTGACCGGTGGCGATGATGTGCAGCTGGATGGTCGTGTACTTACCGTTGGTGCTCTGGCGTTCGGCCAGGGTCTCGTGATCAACGGTGGCGTGCTTCTCAAGGATCGCAATGATCTTGTCCTTGAACCCCACACCAGTGTCGCCGATCACCTTGATCGGGTAATCCGCGCAGGGGAATTCAATCTTTGGCGCCTTTACTTCGGTGTCTGTCATGGCGTAACGGCCTCGTAAGCCGTGGCAACGGACATGGCCCCGCTCCGGATCGGGGCGGGGCCATGCAAGTCCACACTAATTCAGTTGAACAAGCCGTAGAAGAATAGACGGATGCTATCCCACATGCGGCGGAAGATACCACCCTCGTCAACCGCGTCGAGGGCGATCAGGTCGGCGCTGTGCACCACCTTCTCGTCCAGCTTCACTTCGACTTTACCGATCACGTCGCCCTTGGCGATTGGCGCCATCAGTTGCGGGTTCATGGTCATGCTGGCGGCGAGCTTTTTCAGCTGGCCCTTCGGCAGGGTCAGGGTCAGGTCCTGGGCCAGGCCGGCCTTGACTTGATTGGTGGTGCCTTTCCAGACAGGTGCCTGAGCCAGCTCGGCGCCTTTCTGGTAGAAGGTCTGGGTTTCGAAGAAGCGGAAACCGTAGGTCAGCAGCTTCTGGGTTTCGGAGGCACGCGCCACGTCGCTGTTGGTGCCGAACACCACGGCGATCAGGCGCATGCCATCACGGACGGCCGAGGACACCATGCAATAGCCGGCTTCGTCGGTGTGGCCGGTTTTCAGGCCGTCGACGGTCTTGTCGCGCCACAGCAGCAGGTTGCGGTTAGGTTGCTTGATCCCGTTCCAGAAGAACTCTTTCTGCGAGTAGATCGCATAGTGAGCCGGATCTTCGTGGATGATCGCGCGAGCCAGCACGGCCATGTCATGAGCCGACGAGTAATGCTCCGGGTTCGGCAGACCGGTCGGGTTCATGAAGTGGGAGTTGGTCAGGCCAAGATCGGCACCGGTTTTGTTCATCATGTCGGCGAACGCGTCTTCGCTGCCGGCGATGTGCTCGGCGAGCGCAACACTGGCGTCGTTACCCGACTGGATGATGATGCCGTGCAGCAGGTCGCTGACGGTGACTTGCGAGCCAACCTTGATGAACATCCGCGAACCGCCGGTACGCCAGGCGTTTTCGCTGACGGTTACCGGATCGTTTTCGCCAATCTGGCCACGACGGATTTCCAGGGTCGCCAGGTACGCGGTCATCAGCTTGGTCAGGCTGGCCGGAGGCAGACGCTGGTCACCGTTGTTCTCCACCAGCACGTTGCCGCTGCTGGCATCCATGAGCACGTAGGATTTGGCGGCCAGTTGTGGTGGCGACGGCATCATCTCGACCGCGAACGCGGCAGGCGAGAGGAGCAGCGGTACTAGCAGGCACAGTCGTTTGGCAAAGGTGGTGATGTTCATCCGTCTCTCGAAATCGCTAATGGAAACTGCCCAAGGGCAAAACTAATCAGATGACCTTCTAACGGGCCATCGCGTGTTCAGTTGTTCACTCAGAACCCTTGCCGGGCTTTTGTTCTAAAACGAGCCAACAACCAGGTTCACCCCCCAAGACCGCAAGCGAACCCTCAATCAAGTACTACGTATTACTCGGCGGTGACCAGGCTCGGCGAACCGAGATTGGCCAGGCGCACGCTGTTCTGCACTTGCTGGATTTCACCCGGCGAGCCGATCGGCCCCAGGCGAACCCGATGCAGCGTCTGTTGATTGCGCACGATCGAGCTGATGAACACCGGAGCGCTCACCATCCCGCTGAGCTTCGATCTCAGGAGTTCTGCAGCGTCCGGGTTGGCGAACGCGCCCACCTGCAGATACTGGCCAGAGGCTTGTGCAGAAGCGTTTTTTTTTGCATCGATCGGCACAGGAACGACCGCCGCGGCGTGTTGCTGCGGCGGTGGCGTCCATTGTTCAACGGTGCCGGCCGAAGCCGTGATCACCGGGGCGTTATTTTGCGCGATTTTCGGCTCGTTAAGCATCAACGGTGCCGGACGCCCTTTGGCGGCCCACCATTGCTGCGGATCGATGCCTTCGACCTTGACCCGCGCCGTACCGGATTCGGCATAACCGAGCTTCTTGGCGGCGGCATATGACAAGTCGATGATCCGGTCAGAGTAGAACGGCCCACGGTCGTTGACCCGCAAGACGACGGTCTTGTTGTTGTCCAGGTTGGTCACCCGAACGTAACTGGGCAGCGGCAAGGTCTTGTGCGCGGCACTCATGCCGTACAGGTCATAGACCTCGCCATTGGCGGTGTTCTGGCCGTGAAATTTGGTGCCGTACCAGGACGCCGTGCCCGACGCGACGTAGGACCTGGATTCTTGCTGCGGGAAATAAGTCTTGCCCAGCACGGTATACGGGTTGGCTTTATAAGGACCCGTGTGCAGGGTCGGTGTCGCATCAGGGATGCGCGATACGTCGACGTCCCACCAAGGCGCACCGTCTTTGTGCGCGCGGTTGATGTCCAGGCCTGGCGTTGCACGCACGACGGCCGGAGAAGACTTTGTTGGCGTCGGCGAGCGGCTGGTCGAACAACTGGCGACCAGCACCGTCAACGCGGCGAATGCCATCAGCTTCAGGGGTTTATTCATAGGCAATGCCCGCATTACTTGACGCCCCGTGCTTGGACCAGCTGTTCAGACAGTTGATGTACGGCCATGGCGTACATCACGCTGCGGTTATAACGCGTGATCGCGTAAAAATTCGTCAGGCCCATCCAGTATTCAGGACCCTTGTCACCTTCCAGGCGGAATGCCGTGACCGGCATATCATCGCGCAGCGCATCATGACTTGACCACCCCAGCGCTCGCAACTCCCCCACGGTTTTAGTCGGTTCGATACCGGTGGTCAAACCCAGATCCACCTGATCGCCACGCACATCGGCGCGGCTGACCACGGGTTCACCGCCTACCCAGCCATGACGTTTGAAGTAACTGGCGACGCTGCCGATGGCATCGTCCGGGTTGTTCCAGATATTGATGTGGCCATCACCGTCGAAGTCCACCGCATAGGCGCGAAAGCTGCTCGGCATGAACTGCGGCAGCCCCATCGCCCCGGCGTAGGAACCCTTGAGGGTCAATGGATCGACCTGCTCTTCACGGGCCAGCAGCAGGAACTCGCGCAATTCCTTGCGGAAAAATTCGGCTCGGGGAGGATAGTCGAAACCCAGGGTCGACAAGGCATCGACGACCCGGAAATTTCCGGTATTGCGTCCGAAAAAGGTTTCAACGCCAATGATTGACACAATCACTTGCGCCGGCACGCCGTATTCCTGTTCCGCGCGAGCCAATATCGCCTCGTGCTGACGCCAGAAGTCCACACCACGGGCGATGCGCGCATCGGTGATGAACATCGGGCGGTACTCGCTCCACTGCTTGACCCGCTCGGCGGGTTTCGAGATCGCGTCGAGGATCGACTGCTTGCGCTCGGCTTCGCGGAACACGCCCATCAGCTGTTCACCGGCAAAACCGTAGTCGCGGGTCATTTCACCGACGAATTCGGCCACTTGGGGTGAGCCTTCGTAATCGCCGGCCAACGCGTCCTGCGCTGTGCCAAGGATGCTTACCAGGCCGACCCATGGCGCGTATCGAGTCGCCCAGCCACGCATTACTTGCATTGAAATCTTCACCTTATTCAAACTTGTGCGATCCACTTACGATGGGTATGGATCGACATCAAAACCCCAAACGCTGACAGCAGCGTCACCAGCGAAGTTCCTCCGTAGCTAATGAACGGCAACGGCACCCCCACGACCGGCAACAGGCCACTGACCATACCGATGTTGACGAAAACGTAAACAAAAAACGTCATGGTCAGGCTGCCCGCGAGCAATTTGCCGAACAATGTCTGGGCCTGGGCGGTAATGACCAGCCCGCGACCGATCAACAACAGGTAGATCAGCAGCAGTGCGCAGATGCCCACCAGGCCGAACTCTTCACCCATGACGGCAATAATGAAGTCGGTGTGGCTTTCCGGCAGGAAATCCAGGTGCGACTGGGTGCCTAGCAGCCAGCCCTTGCCGAACACGCCGCCGGAACCGATGGCGGCCTTGGACTGGATGATGTTCCAGCCGGTGCCCAGGGGATCGCTCTCCGGGTCGAGAAACGTCAGCACTCGCTGCTTCTGGTAATCGTGCATGACGAAGTACCACATGGCGATCGACACCGGCACGGCGGCGGCGAGCACGCTGAGGATCCAGCGCCAGCGCAGGCCGCCCATGAACAACACGAAAGCACCACCCGCCAGGATCAGCAACGAAGTGCCGAGGTCGGGCTGACGCACGATCAGGATGAAGGGCAAGCCGATCAGAAACAAACTGACGCCCACGTGTTTGAGCTGGGGCGGCAAGGTGCGCTTGGACAGGTACCAGGCGATGGTCGCCGGCATCAGGATCTTCATGAACTCCGAAGGCTGGAAGCGGATCACCCCGGGAATATTGATCCAGCGCGTGGCGCCCATGGCGTTGTGGCCCATCACGTCCACCACCACCAGCAACAGCACGCCGATCACATAACCGACCGGCACCCAACGGGCCATGAAGCGCGGCTCGAACTGGGCAATGACGACCATCGACACCAGGCCGATACCAAACGAAGTGGCTTGCTTGGCCAGCAGGTCCCAGCTCTTGCCGCTGGCCGAATACAGCACGAACAGGCTGCCGGCGGCGAGGGTCAGCAACAGGATCAGCAGCGGGCCGTCGATGTGCATGCGTTGCAACAGCGTCGCTCGACGACGCATCACATCCTCGCTGGAGAGAATGCGATCGAAATTACTGTTCACGGGCCGTAGCCTCCGCGCTGATTGGGCTGGCGTATTCGGCTTTCAACCGACCGTTCTGGTCCAGGAGCCAGGCGTCCATGATTTGACGCACCACGGGTGCAGCAACGCCGGAACCGGACTCGCCGTTCTCGACCATCACCGACACCACGATCTTCGGGTTGTCGGCCGGTGCGAAACCAACGAACAAGGCGTGGTCACGATGGCGTTCCTGGACCTTGGAACGGTCGTATTTTTCGCCCTGCTTGATCGCGACCACCTGGGCCGTACCACTTTTACCCGCGATGCGGTATTGCGCACCGATCGCCGCTTTGCGCGCGGTACCCCGGGCGCCGTGCATGACCTGCTGCATGCCATGATTGACCTTGGCCCAGTCGGACGGATCGCGCAGGATGATGTCCGGCATCGGGTTCTCGTCCTTGGGCCGCTCGCCCTCGACGGTCTTGGCCAGATGCGGCCGGTTCCAGACACCCTTGTTGGCCACCAGCGCAGTGGCCTGGGCGAGTTGCAGCGGGGTCGACTGCATGTAGCCCTGGCCGATCCCCAAAATCAGGGTTTCACCCGGGAACCAGGCCTGACGGCGGGTCGCGCGCTTCCATTCCCGAGTCGGCATCAGCCCCGCCGACTCTTCGAACATGTCCAGCGAGACCTTCTGGCCAATGCCGAACTTGCCCATGTACGCCGACAGCCGATCGATCCCCAGTTTGTGGGCCAGGTCGTAGAAGTAGGTGTCGTTGGAACGCATGATTGCCGTGTCCAGATCGACGAAGCCATCACCGGAACGGTTCCAGTTACGGTATTTGTGATCGTAGTTGGGCAACTGGTAAAAGCCGGGGTCATACACCCGACTCGAGGCGGTCACGACGCCGGCATCCAGGCCGGCAATCGCCACAGCAGGCTTGATGGTCGAACCCGGCGGGTACAAGCCACGCAGGACCCGGTTGAACAGCGGCCGGTCGATGGAATCACGCAGCTCGGCATAAGCCTTGAAGC
Encoded here:
- the lipB gene encoding lipoyl(octanoyl) transferase LipB; amino-acid sequence: MSGTLGFRELGQMAYEPVWHAMQRFTNERGSDAADEIWLVEHLPVFTQGQAGKAEHLLVPGDIPVVQVDRGGQVTYHGPGQLVAYLLLDVRKLGFGVRDLVSRMEQCLIELLASYGVTAAAKPDAPGVYVDGAKIASLGLRIRHGCSFHGLALNVDMNLEPFRRINPCGYAGLAMTQLSDHAGSIEFAEVSARLRAQLVKHLDYAEQTTLTGGID
- a CDS encoding septal ring lytic transglycosylase RlpA family protein: MRALPMNKPLKLMAFAALTVLVASCSTSRSPTPTKSSPAVVRATPGLDINRAHKDGAPWWDVDVSRIPDATPTLHTGPYKANPYTVLGKTYFPQQESRSYVASGTASWYGTKFHGQNTANGEVYDLYGMSAAHKTLPLPSYVRVTNLDNNKTVVLRVNDRGPFYSDRIIDLSYAAAKKLGYAESGTARVKVEGIDPQQWWAAKGRPAPLMLNEPKIAQNNAPVITASAGTVEQWTPPPQQHAAAVVPVPIDAKKNASAQASGQYLQVGAFANPDAAELLRSKLSGMVSAPVFISSIVRNQQTLHRVRLGPIGSPGEIQQVQNSVRLANLGSPSLVTAE
- the rodA gene encoding rod shape-determining protein RodA — translated: MRRRATLLQRMHIDGPLLILLLTLAAGSLFVLYSASGKSWDLLAKQATSFGIGLVSMVVIAQFEPRFMARWVPVGYVIGVLLLVVVDVMGHNAMGATRWINIPGVIRFQPSEFMKILMPATIAWYLSKRTLPPQLKHVGVSLFLIGLPFILIVRQPDLGTSLLILAGGAFVLFMGGLRWRWILSVLAAAVPVSIAMWYFVMHDYQKQRVLTFLDPESDPLGTGWNIIQSKAAIGSGGVFGKGWLLGTQSHLDFLPESHTDFIIAVMGEEFGLVGICALLLIYLLLIGRGLVITAQAQTLFGKLLAGSLTMTFFVYVFVNIGMVSGLLPVVGVPLPFISYGGTSLVTLLSAFGVLMSIHTHRKWIAQV
- the lipA gene encoding lipoyl synthase, which produces MTTDAVQTMIPTLDVTERPAPRAKVEAGVKLRGAEKVARIPVKIIPTTELPKKPDWIRVRIPVSPEVDRIKALLRKHKLHSVCEEASCPNLGECFSGGTATFMIMGDICTRRCPFCDVGHGRPKPLDVNEPESLAIAIADLKLKYVVITSVDRDDLRDGGAQHFADCIREIRKLSPNVQLETLVPDYRGRMDVALEITAAEPPDVFNHNLETVPRLYKAARPGSDYQWSLTLLQRFKQMMPHIPTKSGLMLGLGETDEEVIEVMKRMREHDIDMLTLGQYLQPSRSHLPVQRFVHPDTFAWFAEEGYKMGFKNVASGPLVRSSYHADEQAKLVKAELMSS
- a CDS encoding S66 peptidase family protein codes for the protein MTVRPTHTLCPHAPVPALPSQGLIGVIAPAGPATLDTEKAIAWMRARGYSLRVYPGVYERDGYLAGSDEVRLTDLHAAFADSEVDAIICLRGGYGTPRLLDRIDFDLLRCNAKPFIGYSDITALHLAISRYAGFVTFHGPMLNADLLSEKQKPTESSFFNMLKGQMKAGSVLTHPVAYPLTTIEPGIAHGRLLGGNLSIIAATMGTPYEMDAEGVILFIEDINEPLYRIDRLLTHLRLAGTLHKLRGVLVGDIAGVDGPALERLLKQTFAPLRIPVLSGWRSGHCNPNLTLPMGALVRLDAGEKELLLEQDVVVKR
- a CDS encoding DUF493 domain-containing protein, with protein sequence MTDTEVKAPKIEFPCADYPIKVIGDTGVGFKDKIIAILEKHATVDHETLAERQSTNGKYTTIQLHIIATGQEQLYDINSELRATGFVHMVL
- a CDS encoding D-alanyl-D-alanine carboxypeptidase family protein — its product is MNITTFAKRLCLLVPLLLSPAAFAVEMMPSPPQLAAKSYVLMDASSGNVLVENNGDQRLPPASLTKLMTAYLATLEIRRGQIGENDPVTVSENAWRTGGSRMFIKVGSQVTVSDLLHGIIIQSGNDASVALAEHIAGSEDAFADMMNKTGADLGLTNSHFMNPTGLPNPEHYSSAHDMAVLARAIIHEDPAHYAIYSQKEFFWNGIKQPNRNLLLWRDKTVDGLKTGHTDEAGYCMVSSAVRDGMRLIAVVFGTNSDVARASETQKLLTYGFRFFETQTFYQKGAELAQAPVWKGTTNQVKAGLAQDLTLTLPKGQLKKLAASMTMNPQLMAPIAKGDVIGKVEVKLDEKVVHSADLIALDAVDEGGIFRRMWDSIRLFFYGLFN
- the mrdA gene encoding penicillin-binding protein 2; its protein translation is MPQPIRLKDHEKDARLVRGRVVFGAIAVVALICVLIARLYFLQVIQYEYHSTLSENNRVHVQPIPPTRGLIFDRNGVVVADNRPSFSLSMTRERSGDWQQVLDVIVEVLGLTPEDRVIFEKRMRQGRRPFEPVPILFELTEEQIARIAVNQFRLPGVEVVAQLVRHYPQGPHFAHSVGYMGRINEKELKSLDPVNYSGTHHIGKTGIERFYEPELHGQVGYEEVETNARGRVLRVLKRTDPIPGKDIVLSLDIKLQEAAEAALGGRRGAVVALDPKTGEVLAMVSAPSFDPNLFVTGISFKAYAELRDSIDRPLFNRVLRGLYPPGSTIKPAVAIAGLDAGVVTASSRVYDPGFYQLPNYDHKYRNWNRSGDGFVDLDTAIMRSNDTYFYDLAHKLGIDRLSAYMGKFGIGQKVSLDMFEESAGLMPTREWKRATRRQAWFPGETLILGIGQGYMQSTPLQLAQATALVANKGVWNRPHLAKTVEGERPKDENPMPDIILRDPSDWAKVNHGMQQVMHGARGTARKAAIGAQYRIAGKSGTAQVVAIKQGEKYDRSKVQERHRDHALFVGFAPADNPKIVVSVMVENGESGSGVAAPVVRQIMDAWLLDQNGRLKAEYASPISAEATAREQ
- the mltB gene encoding lytic murein transglycosylase B, whose protein sequence is MQVMRGWATRYAPWVGLVSILGTAQDALAGDYEGSPQVAEFVGEMTRDYGFAGEQLMGVFREAERKQSILDAISKPAERVKQWSEYRPMFITDARIARGVDFWRQHEAILARAEQEYGVPAQVIVSIIGVETFFGRNTGNFRVVDALSTLGFDYPPRAEFFRKELREFLLLAREEQVDPLTLKGSYAGAMGLPQFMPSSFRAYAVDFDGDGHINIWNNPDDAIGSVASYFKRHGWVGGEPVVSRADVRGDQVDLGLTTGIEPTKTVGELRALGWSSHDALRDDMPVTAFRLEGDKGPEYWMGLTNFYAITRYNRSVMYAMAVHQLSEQLVQARGVK